Proteins encoded in a region of the Malaciobacter mytili LMG 24559 genome:
- a CDS encoding ABC transporter substrate-binding protein: MKKIAIFLIIFILFLILLFAILKKNSNEEIIKIGFISSLSGKYSSLGHSVLNGFKLAFEEIDYKIDKNKIELIIKDDKQEQSEDEKVVEELINENIKIIVGNTTSSMTKVSRDKLLSHPEILLISATASSNEFTNIDDNFIRTQVANNSKKFDTLSKYLIKNNIENISIIYDLKNSNYSKGVALHFEKSYKQYNGKVVSKLDLNLDFNEILKQINSDKINAVFIIANAIDTAKLAQFFKLNNFSKTLISSGWAKELKLIEEGGIAVEDMIFVTGYDDNSTDPKYLKFVKKYQKRYGDLPSVFSAQAYETASILIETLKKHRDTNEFKKIILSKKSYDGLQGKIIFDDFGDVYRDYFIMSIKNKKYKKID; encoded by the coding sequence ATGAAAAAAATAGCAATTTTTTTAATAATTTTTATTTTATTTCTTATTTTGCTTTTTGCTATTTTAAAAAAGAATAGTAATGAAGAAATAATAAAAATAGGCTTTATTTCTAGTTTAAGTGGTAAATACTCATCTTTGGGACATAGTGTATTAAATGGATTTAAATTAGCCTTTGAAGAAATAGATTATAAAATAGATAAAAATAAAATAGAATTAATTATTAAAGATGATAAGCAAGAACAAAGTGAAGATGAAAAAGTAGTAGAAGAACTAATTAATGAAAATATAAAAATAATAGTTGGTAATACTACAAGTTCTATGACAAAAGTTTCAAGAGATAAACTTCTTTCTCATCCTGAAATCTTACTAATTTCTGCAACAGCAAGTAGTAATGAATTTACTAATATTGATGATAATTTTATTAGAACTCAAGTTGCAAATAATTCTAAAAAGTTTGATACACTATCTAAATATTTAATTAAAAACAATATTGAAAATATTTCAATAATCTATGATTTAAAAAATAGTAATTATTCTAAAGGTGTTGCTTTACATTTTGAAAAATCATATAAACAATACAATGGGAAAGTAGTTTCTAAATTAGATTTAAATTTAGATTTTAATGAAATTCTTAAACAAATAAATAGTGATAAAATTAATGCTGTTTTTATTATTGCAAATGCAATTGATACTGCAAAGCTTGCACAATTTTTTAAATTAAATAATTTTTCAAAAACTTTAATTTCTTCTGGTTGGGCAAAAGAATTAAAGCTTATAGAAGAGGGTGGTATTGCTGTTGAAGATATGATATTTGTTACTGGTTATGATGATAATTCAACAGATCCAAAATATTTGAAGTTTGTAAAAAAATATCAAAAAAGATATGGCGATTTACCTTCTGTTTTTTCTGCACAAGCTTATGAAACGGCATCTATTTTAATAGAAACACTTAAAAAGCATAGAGATACTAATGAATTCAAAAAAATTATTTTGTCAAAAAAAAGCTATGATGGTTTGCAAGGAAAGATTATTTTTGATGATTTTGGAGATGTTTATAGAGATTATTTTATAATGAGTATAAAAAATAAAAAATATAAAAAGATAGATTAA
- a CDS encoding ATP-binding protein, giving the protein MKSIKSTISSFLIFSIIIVSLLIGILSMLNFYDMKINSVEHSLKQVLMQVSFEIKNQIKNIENTALYISNNQSNEDELLKTLVETNIEISSILILDYKGYLKNFYSKNNDNIYKGFDYSNKEFFKNVKDKDYWSNIYLSSINNLPVVSYSYKTNENNIIVIMLELEKLSEFITKFKNSDDSHMIRMLDKNGVFIINSDKPSVVTQRFNVKNSSVFKQLIENKPQYTLTQFDGAVKKQKNIGMYTIVEKTGWILIIRESYEIFINTLEKILISIFFLVILFILFALYFIFKIFNKVFYEIDYLQETTKNISNGEYNQNIKKSEYKEFSSLIKSFEKMKKEIINREDNLKKSRDSFEFLLNSTMEAIIIHDTKVCIDVNEVTLKLLGATNKEQLIGKDIFEIISPNFMNLAKTNILINTEPYELEILKLNGEKLTTLVQGKFIELNGVKVKISSFIDITELKNKDKLLSQQSKMISMGEMIGNIAHQWRQPLSSISTAASGVKIEKEFGLLDDETLDVALDMIIKNTKYLSKTIDDFRNFFKVDKEIEDIKIQDVVDKAIKLLDSSFKNHYICVQTEYEDDLFIKGYANELTQAFINIINNAKDALKTNEEENRFIFIKTYLKKDDVVISIKDNAGGIPKDILPKIFDPYFTTKHQSQGTGIGLYMTHQIIVDHMKGIIEVENVTFEYKENTYNGCEFKIYFSSL; this is encoded by the coding sequence ATGAAAAGTATAAAAAGTACAATCTCTTCCTTTCTAATTTTTTCTATAATTATCGTTTCTTTATTAATTGGCATTTTATCAATGTTAAATTTTTATGATATGAAAATAAATAGTGTAGAACACTCTTTAAAACAAGTTTTAATGCAAGTCTCTTTTGAAATAAAAAATCAAATAAAAAATATTGAAAATACAGCATTATATATTTCAAATAATCAAAGCAATGAAGATGAACTATTAAAAACTTTAGTTGAAACAAATATTGAGATTTCTTCAATTTTAATTTTAGACTATAAAGGATATTTAAAAAATTTTTATAGTAAAAACAATGATAATATTTATAAAGGATTTGATTATTCAAATAAAGAGTTTTTTAAAAATGTAAAAGATAAAGATTATTGGTCAAATATCTATCTTTCTTCTATAAATAATTTGCCAGTTGTTTCTTATTCATATAAAACAAATGAAAATAATATTATTGTTATTATGTTAGAACTTGAAAAATTATCGGAGTTTATTACAAAGTTTAAAAATAGTGATGATAGCCATATGATAAGAATGTTGGATAAAAATGGAGTTTTTATTATAAATTCTGATAAGCCTTCTGTTGTTACTCAAAGATTTAATGTTAAAAACAGTAGCGTATTTAAACAACTAATTGAAAATAAACCCCAATACACTTTAACACAATTTGATGGTGCAGTAAAAAAACAAAAAAATATTGGAATGTATACTATTGTTGAAAAAACAGGTTGGATTTTAATTATTAGGGAAAGCTATGAGATATTTATAAATACCTTAGAAAAAATATTAATTTCAATCTTTTTCTTAGTAATTTTATTTATACTTTTTGCTTTATATTTTATCTTTAAGATTTTTAATAAAGTTTTTTATGAAATTGATTATTTACAAGAAACAACTAAAAATATCTCAAATGGTGAATATAATCAAAATATAAAAAAATCAGAATATAAAGAGTTTTCTTCATTAATTAAAAGTTTTGAGAAAATGAAAAAAGAGATTATTAATAGAGAAGATAATCTAAAAAAATCAAGAGATAGCTTTGAGTTTTTATTAAATTCTACAATGGAAGCAATTATTATTCATGATACAAAAGTATGTATAGATGTAAATGAAGTAACTTTAAAACTTTTAGGTGCTACAAATAAAGAGCAGTTAATTGGAAAAGATATTTTTGAAATAATTTCTCCTAATTTTATGAATCTTGCAAAAACAAATATATTAATTAATACTGAACCTTATGAATTGGAAATATTAAAACTAAATGGCGAAAAACTTACTACTTTAGTTCAAGGTAAATTTATTGAGTTAAATGGTGTTAAAGTAAAAATAAGTAGTTTTATAGATATTACTGAATTAAAAAATAAAGATAAGCTACTTTCTCAACAATCAAAAATGATTTCAATGGGAGAAATGATAGGAAATATTGCCCATCAATGGAGACAGCCATTAAGTTCTATTAGTACAGCAGCAAGTGGTGTAAAAATAGAAAAAGAATTTGGATTATTGGATGATGAAACTTTAGATGTTGCCTTGGATATGATTATTAAAAATACAAAATATTTATCAAAAACAATTGATGATTTTAGAAACTTTTTTAAAGTTGATAAGGAAATTGAAGATATAAAAATTCAAGATGTAGTTGATAAAGCTATTAAATTATTGGATTCAAGTTTTAAAAATCATTATATTTGTGTACAAACTGAGTATGAAGATGATTTATTTATAAAAGGTTATGCAAATGAATTAACTCAAGCTTTTATAAATATTATAAATAATGCAAAAGATGCTTTAAAGACAAATGAAGAAGAAAATAGATTTATTTTTATAAAAACTTATTTAAAGAAAGATGATGTAGTTATTTCTATAAAGGATAATGCAGGAGGAATACCAAAAGATATTTTACCTAAAATTTTTGATCCATATTTTACTACAAAACATCAATCTCAAGGCACAGGAATAGGATTGTATATGACACATCAAATTATTGTTGATCATATGAAAGGGATTATAGAAGTTGAAAATGTAACTTTTGAATATAAAGAAAACACTTATAATGGATGTGAATTTAAAATCTACTTTTCATCTTTATAA
- a CDS encoding MTH1187 family thiamine-binding protein: MSVLVQMSMFPTDKSESKAKYVSKVIEVIRNSGFSYQLTSMCTIIETSKMSEALDLIGRCYQVLEQEGCLRVYSSINFDIRPNHKDRIHKKVKSVEEYIGEVSK; this comes from the coding sequence ATGAGTGTTTTAGTTCAAATGTCAATGTTTCCTACAGATAAAAGTGAAAGTAAAGCTAAATATGTATCAAAGGTTATTGAAGTAATTAGAAATAGTGGTTTTTCCTATCAATTAACTTCAATGTGTACTATAATTGAAACTTCAAAAATGAGTGAAGCTTTGGATTTAATAGGAAGATGTTATCAAGTTTTGGAACAAGAAGGTTGTTTAAGAGTATATTCTTCAATAAACTTTGATATAAGACCAAATCATAAAGATAGAATACATAAAAAAGTTAAATCAGTAGAAGAATATATAGGTGAAGTTTCAAAATAG
- a CDS encoding fumarylacetoacetate hydrolase family protein codes for MNKILLNDNVEIFPSKVVCIGRNYVDHIKELNNEVPQEMVFFIKPNSSISNSLVFPQNEKSCHYEAEISFLIEEDKITAVGFGLDLTLREKQTILKTKGLPWERAKAFRKSAVFSKFVSFNKNIEDLEVELYINDELKQKGGVSLMINKPQEIISEAKTFLDFEDGDILMSGTPSGVGSFKIGDIFLGKILYKNEVLLQSCFEVL; via the coding sequence ATGAATAAAATTTTATTAAATGATAATGTAGAGATATTTCCATCAAAAGTAGTTTGTATTGGAAGAAATTATGTAGATCATATCAAAGAGTTAAATAATGAAGTTCCACAAGAAATGGTATTTTTTATTAAACCTAACTCTTCAATTAGTAATAGTTTAGTTTTCCCTCAAAATGAAAAAAGCTGTCATTATGAAGCTGAAATTTCTTTTTTAATTGAAGAAGATAAAATAACAGCAGTTGGGTTTGGTTTAGATTTAACATTAAGGGAAAAACAAACTATTTTAAAAACAAAAGGTTTACCTTGGGAAAGAGCAAAAGCTTTTAGAAAATCAGCAGTTTTTTCTAAATTTGTCTCTTTTAATAAAAACATTGAAGATTTAGAGGTTGAACTTTATATAAATGATGAATTAAAACAAAAAGGTGGTGTATCTTTAATGATAAATAAACCACAAGAGATTATAAGTGAAGCAAAAACTTTTTTAGATTTTGAAGATGGAGATATTTTGATGAGTGGAACACCAAGTGGAGTAGGAAGTTTTAAAATTGGAGATATTTTTCTTGGTAAAATCTTATATAAAAATGAAGTTTTACTTCAAAGTTGTTTTGAAGTGCTTTAA
- a CDS encoding ribonuclease HII yields the protein MLCGIDEAGRGPLAGPMVIAGVVLKKQITQLDDSKKLTQKKREELFEEIIKNSIYHIVFKSAKEIDEKGISACIKSSILEIMNNIKAEEYLMDGNTSFGILNLQHKIKADATIKEVSAASILAKVSRDKYMCEIAPKFPNYDFEKHKGYGTKAHVEKIKEFGRCREHRVSFKLKSLNEDNIGIQKSLF from the coding sequence ATGTTATGTGGTATTGATGAAGCAGGAAGAGGACCATTGGCAGGACCAATGGTAATTGCAGGTGTTGTATTAAAAAAACAAATAACACAATTAGATGATTCTAAAAAATTAACTCAAAAAAAAAGAGAAGAACTTTTTGAAGAAATTATAAAAAATTCTATTTATCATATTGTTTTTAAAAGTGCAAAAGAGATTGATGAAAAAGGTATTAGTGCTTGTATAAAAAGTTCTATTTTAGAGATAATGAATAATATTAAAGCAGAAGAATATTTAATGGATGGAAATACTTCCTTTGGTATTTTAAATCTTCAACATAAAATAAAAGCTGATGCCACAATAAAAGAAGTTAGTGCAGCTTCAATTTTAGCTAAAGTTAGTAGAGATAAGTATATGTGTGAAATTGCACCAAAATTTCCTAATTATGATTTTGAAAAACATAAAGGTTATGGAACAAAAGCTCATGTTGAAAAAATAAAAGAATTTGGAAGATGTAGGGAACATAGAGTTTCATTTAAATTAAAAAGTTTAAATGAAGATAATATTGGTATTCAAAAAAGCCTTTTTTAG
- a CDS encoding bifunctional methionine sulfoxide reductase B/A protein: MKYNELSEEETYVIEKKGTERPFSGKYNDFYEDGIYKCKKCNASLYRSEDKFSSGCGWPSFDDEIKDAVKRVPDRDGRRIEIVCASCGAHLGHVFEGEGFTAKNTRHCVNSISLNFDTKKKVCNNQETAYFAAGCFWGVEYYFQKLKGVYKVVSGYMGGHIVNPTYEIVCSGMSGHLEVVKVKYNSCEITYEELVKYFFEIHDFTQTNGQGPDIGSQYLSAIFYTDDKQKQIAMNVLDNLGEMGYKVATTLHSAFHFFEAEDYHQNYYVRHNKTPYCHSYNKIF, from the coding sequence ATGAAATATAATGAGTTATCAGAAGAAGAGACTTATGTTATAGAAAAAAAAGGAACAGAAAGACCATTTTCTGGAAAATATAATGATTTTTATGAAGATGGTATTTATAAATGCAAAAAATGTAATGCCTCTTTATATAGATCTGAAGATAAATTTTCTTCAGGTTGCGGTTGGCCTAGTTTTGATGATGAGATAAAAGATGCTGTAAAAAGAGTACCTGATAGGGATGGAAGAAGAATAGAAATAGTTTGTGCCTCTTGCGGTGCTCATTTAGGACATGTATTTGAAGGTGAAGGCTTTACTGCTAAAAATACTAGACATTGTGTAAACTCTATTTCATTAAATTTTGATACTAAGAAAAAAGTATGCAATAATCAAGAAACTGCTTATTTTGCTGCTGGTTGTTTTTGGGGAGTAGAATACTATTTTCAAAAACTAAAAGGTGTTTATAAAGTTGTATCTGGATATATGGGTGGACATATTGTAAATCCTACATATGAAATAGTTTGTAGTGGAATGAGTGGACATTTAGAAGTAGTAAAAGTAAAATATAATAGTTGTGAAATAACATATGAAGAGTTAGTAAAATATTTTTTTGAAATACATGATTTTACACAAACAAATGGACAAGGTCCAGATATTGGAAGCCAGTACTTATCAGCTATTTTTTATACAGATGATAAACAAAAACAAATAGCAATGAATGTTTTAGATAATTTGGGAGAAATGGGATATAAAGTTGCAACAACTTTACATAGTGCTTTTCATTTTTTTGAAGCAGAAGATTATCATCAAAATTATTATGTAAGACATAATAAAACACCTTATTGTCATAGCTACAATAAGATTTTTTAA
- a CDS encoding EAL domain-containing protein produces MLKNISYKNLFVSLIIIFSLIITFIVYLVFSNIEKFHIDKLSKDTYNSEKIHIKSFVKEYFDVYNNLLITLSNTKEIIEYENNIEIIEKIFNSYEKTLPNLIGIIYLDKNQNEIIKVNKVYESIKEDYTFFNSLDKTFKAYLTNQKIYLGQNIFKENKKISTLILKIDIKEFISKLVSSNLYNLTLVNKGKPILNKENLTLSKEEFSLILNNEEYLSNNLYSFSINDFYNQNIKIVLKPKHTLDDEKLKKSQAIIFLILFFSFLILIPLAMYFSNIPNKILKEYEDKLITHNITGLKNSIYLDKELNNKTFNNSIIILVYLNNFKKLQSVYGYKIINTILKESSRLIESYKHKDENFEELYSIENNLFAIKYNFTNEANLIKFTQLLFTDLERVEILIDKNSSIYLDLTLAISNPLDVKNNAQKLHEAQMALEYALENKIDILVYDPEVKTKDINSLNLKILKSIKNAIDKNDLVLHYQPIYNNRTQKIEKYETLMRIRNSNNEIIYPNSFLDIAKNSRKYNKLTYAMIEKSFKYFQNKEYEFSINLSVLDIVEKGFTAFLVQKIKEYNVEKKLVLEIVESESVTNYKEIKKFIVAIKELGCKIAIDDFGSGYANFQHIISLSQYIDYIKFDGSLIKNIHKNRKSQLLVGVIKFLCDSLNIQTIAEFVEDEDTLNFVDSMGINFSQGYFIGKPIENI; encoded by the coding sequence ATGTTAAAAAATATTTCTTATAAAAATCTATTCGTTTCACTTATAATTATCTTTTCGCTAATTATTACATTTATTGTCTATTTAGTATTTAGTAATATTGAAAAATTTCATATTGACAAACTTTCAAAAGATACTTATAATAGTGAAAAAATTCATATAAAAAGCTTTGTAAAAGAATATTTTGATGTTTACAATAACTTGCTTATTACACTAAGCAATACTAAAGAGATTATTGAATATGAAAATAATATAGAAATAATAGAAAAAATATTTAACTCTTATGAAAAAACTCTACCAAATCTAATTGGAATAATATACCTTGATAAAAATCAAAATGAAATAATAAAAGTTAATAAAGTTTATGAATCAATTAAAGAAGATTATACTTTTTTTAATAGTTTAGATAAAACATTTAAAGCTTATTTAACTAACCAAAAAATCTACCTTGGACAAAATATTTTTAAAGAAAATAAAAAAATTTCTACACTTATTTTAAAAATTGATATTAAGGAATTTATCTCAAAACTTGTAAGTTCAAACCTATATAATCTAACGTTAGTTAATAAAGGTAAGCCTATTTTAAATAAAGAAAATCTTACTTTATCAAAAGAAGAATTTTCTTTAATTTTAAATAATGAAGAATATTTATCAAATAACCTTTATAGCTTTTCAATTAATGATTTTTACAATCAAAATATAAAAATTGTTCTAAAACCAAAACATACTTTAGATGATGAAAAATTAAAAAAGTCACAGGCTATAATTTTTCTAATTTTATTTTTCAGTTTTTTAATTTTAATTCCACTTGCTATGTATTTTTCAAATATTCCAAATAAAATTCTAAAAGAATATGAAGATAAACTTATTACTCATAATATTACTGGATTAAAAAATAGTATCTATTTAGATAAAGAGTTAAATAACAAAACTTTTAATAATTCTATAATAATTCTAGTTTACTTAAATAACTTCAAAAAACTACAAAGTGTCTATGGATACAAAATAATTAATACAATTTTAAAAGAATCTTCAAGATTAATTGAAAGCTATAAACATAAAGATGAAAATTTTGAAGAGTTATATTCTATAGAAAATAATCTTTTTGCAATAAAATATAATTTTACAAATGAAGCAAATCTTATTAAATTTACACAACTTTTATTTACTGATTTAGAAAGAGTAGAAATATTAATTGATAAAAATAGTTCAATATATCTTGATTTAACTTTAGCTATTTCAAATCCTCTTGATGTGAAAAACAATGCACAAAAACTCCATGAAGCTCAAATGGCGCTAGAGTATGCTTTAGAAAATAAAATTGATATTTTAGTTTATGACCCAGAAGTAAAAACTAAAGATATTAATAGTCTAAATCTAAAAATTCTAAAATCAATTAAAAATGCCATTGATAAAAATGATTTAGTTTTACATTATCAACCAATATATAATAATAGAACTCAAAAAATTGAAAAATATGAAACTTTAATGAGAATAAGAAATAGCAATAATGAAATTATTTATCCAAACTCTTTTTTAGATATTGCAAAAAACTCAAGAAAATATAATAAATTAACTTATGCCATGATTGAAAAATCTTTTAAATATTTTCAAAATAAAGAGTATGAATTTTCTATAAACTTAAGTGTCTTAGATATTGTAGAAAAAGGTTTTACTGCTTTTTTAGTTCAAAAAATAAAAGAGTATAATGTTGAAAAAAAATTAGTTTTAGAAATAGTTGAGTCTGAAAGTGTTACAAATTATAAAGAGATTAAAAAGTTTATTGTTGCAATAAAAGAATTAGGTTGTAAGATTGCTATTGATGATTTTGGAAGTGGATATGCTAACTTTCAACATATAATTAGTTTAAGTCAATATATTGACTATATTAAATTTGATGGCTCACTAATTAAAAATATACATAAAAATAGAAAATCTCAACTTCTTGTTGGGGTAATTAAATTTTTATGTGATAGTTTAAATATACAAACTATTGCAGAGTTTGTTGAAGATGAAGATACTTTAAATTTTGTAGATTCAATGGGAATAAATTTTTCTCAAGGTTACTTTATTGGAAAACCTATAGAAAATATATAA
- a CDS encoding ATP-dependent Clp protease ATP-binding subunit: MKKIFEQLTNQVAETIDSAVSLSLHNKNQEVEIVHFLWALITNTNSVLNQLLNKMNIDKTAIELEVKSYASKLTSVSNISKENIRLSRNFMQSLEKAQGLMTKNADKFIAVDTWLIANFDTKELKDILGKYVNLLDAKKELEAIRAGATIDSATSDENLESLEKYGIDLNKKAIDGQLDPVIGRDEQITRMMQILIRKTKNNPILLGEPGTGKTAIAEGLAQKIVNKDVPTSLLNKRVVTLDMSALIAGAKYRGEFEDRLKSVIDEVKKAGNIILFIDEIHTIIGAGASEGSMDAANILKPSLARGELHTIGATTLKEYRKYFEKDAAMQRRFQPVKVDEPSVNEALQILRGIKERLETHHNVTINDSALVAAAKLSDRYITDRFLPDKAIDLIDEAAAELKMQIESEPYALSSIKREIQSLNVEKEALKMEKSKKNEQRIAEIEKELANKNEEKITLETRFENEKETFNATSTLKTKIDELKTKANIAKRESRFEEAASIEYGEIPTLEKQIKENEEKWKQMQEAGTLLRNCVDEESIASIVSRWTGIPVNKMMDSEKQRVLKVEAVLKEDVVGQDDAIKAISRAIKRNKAGLSEANRPIGSFMFLGPTGVGKTQSAKTLAKFLFDDERSLIRFDMSEYMEKHAVSRLIGAAPGYVGYDEGGQLTEAVRRRPYSVILFDEIEKAHPDVFNILLQVLDDGRLTDNKGVTVDFKNTIIILTSNIGSSQIIEILDKENRRKEVLGILKAYFKPEFLNRLDDIIIFEQLNLEAISNIVEILFEKIKRKVEERDITITLSQSAKEFIAKAGFDPVYGARPLKRALYEIVEDKLADLILEDKLKEGNSINFDCVDDRIVINIK; this comes from the coding sequence ATGAAAAAAATATTTGAACAATTAACAAATCAAGTAGCAGAGACTATTGATTCAGCAGTCTCTCTTAGCTTACATAATAAAAACCAAGAGGTTGAAATAGTTCATTTTCTATGGGCTTTAATTACAAATACAAACTCAGTATTAAATCAACTATTAAATAAAATGAATATTGATAAAACAGCTATTGAATTAGAAGTAAAATCTTATGCTTCTAAATTAACAAGTGTTTCAAATATCTCTAAAGAAAATATTAGATTATCAAGAAACTTTATGCAATCTTTAGAAAAAGCCCAAGGACTTATGACTAAAAATGCAGATAAATTTATTGCAGTTGATACTTGGCTAATAGCAAATTTTGATACTAAAGAGCTAAAAGATATTTTAGGAAAATATGTAAATTTATTAGACGCTAAAAAAGAGCTAGAAGCGATAAGAGCTGGTGCAACTATTGATAGTGCAACTTCTGATGAAAATTTAGAAAGTTTAGAAAAATATGGTATTGATTTAAATAAAAAAGCAATAGATGGACAATTAGATCCTGTAATTGGAAGAGATGAACAAATTACAAGAATGATGCAAATTCTAATTAGAAAAACAAAAAATAATCCAATTTTATTGGGAGAGCCAGGAACTGGTAAAACAGCTATTGCAGAAGGACTTGCACAAAAAATCGTAAATAAAGATGTACCTACAAGTTTATTAAATAAAAGAGTTGTTACTTTAGATATGAGTGCTTTAATTGCAGGAGCAAAATATAGAGGTGAATTTGAAGATAGATTAAAATCAGTTATTGATGAGGTAAAAAAAGCTGGAAATATAATTCTTTTTATAGATGAAATTCATACAATTATTGGTGCAGGTGCTAGCGAAGGTAGTATGGATGCAGCAAATATTCTAAAACCAAGCTTAGCTAGGGGTGAATTGCATACAATTGGAGCAACAACATTAAAAGAGTATAGAAAATATTTTGAAAAAGATGCTGCAATGCAAAGAAGATTCCAACCTGTTAAAGTTGATGAACCAAGTGTAAATGAAGCTTTACAAATTTTAAGAGGTATAAAAGAAAGACTTGAAACGCATCATAATGTAACTATAAATGATAGTGCATTAGTTGCTGCTGCAAAATTATCAGATAGATATATAACAGATAGATTTTTACCAGATAAGGCTATTGATCTAATTGATGAAGCAGCAGCTGAACTTAAAATGCAAATTGAAAGTGAACCTTATGCTTTATCATCAATAAAAAGAGAAATACAATCTTTAAATGTGGAAAAAGAAGCATTAAAGATGGAAAAAAGTAAGAAAAATGAGCAAAGAATTGCTGAGATTGAAAAAGAATTAGCAAATAAAAATGAAGAAAAAATTACATTAGAAACTAGATTTGAAAATGAGAAGGAGACTTTTAATGCTACTTCAACACTAAAAACTAAAATAGATGAACTAAAAACTAAAGCAAATATTGCGAAAAGAGAATCTAGATTTGAAGAAGCTGCTTCTATTGAATATGGTGAAATACCAACTTTAGAAAAACAAATAAAAGAAAATGAAGAAAAATGGAAACAGATGCAAGAAGCAGGAACTTTACTTAGAAATTGCGTTGATGAAGAATCAATTGCTTCAATTGTAAGTAGATGGACAGGAATTCCTGTAAATAAAATGATGGATAGTGAAAAGCAAAGAGTTTTAAAAGTTGAAGCTGTTTTAAAAGAAGATGTTGTTGGACAAGATGATGCTATAAAAGCAATAAGTAGAGCAATAAAAAGAAATAAAGCAGGGCTTAGTGAGGCAAATAGACCAATTGGTTCTTTTATGTTTTTAGGACCAACAGGTGTTGGAAAAACACAAAGTGCAAAAACTTTAGCTAAATTTTTATTTGATGATGAAAGATCACTTATAAGATTTGATATGAGTGAATATATGGAAAAACATGCAGTTTCAAGACTAATTGGTGCAGCACCAGGTTATGTTGGATATGATGAGGGTGGACAATTAACTGAAGCTGTAAGAAGAAGACCCTATAGTGTAATTTTATTTGATGAGATTGAAAAAGCCCATCCTGATGTATTTAATATACTTTTACAAGTATTAGATGATGGAAGGCTTACAGATAATAAAGGTGTAACAGTAGATTTTAAAAATACAATTATTATTTTAACTTCAAATATAGGAAGTTCTCAAATTATAGAAATTTTGGATAAAGAAAATAGAAGAAAAGAGGTTCTAGGTATTTTAAAAGCATATTTTAAACCAGAATTTTTAAATAGATTAGATGATATTATAATTTTTGAACAACTAAATTTAGAAGCAATTTCAAATATTGTAGAAATATTATTTGAAAAAATTAAAAGAAAAGTAGAAGAAAGAGATATAACTATTACTTTATCACAAAGTGCAAAAGAGTTTATCGCTAAAGCTGGTTTTGATCCTGTATATGGTGCAAGACCTTTAAAAAGAGCACTTTATGAAATTGTAGAAGATAAATTAGCTGATTTAATTTTAGAAGATAAACTAAAAGAAGGTAATAGTATTAATTTTGATTGTGTAGATGATAGAATAGTTATTAATATAAAGTAA